GCCCACCCGCATGCGCGGATTCAGCGATGCGAACGGATCCTGGAAGACGAACTGCATGCCGCGTCGCAGCGCGCGCAGCGACAGCGGATCGTCGGGGCGGACCTGCTGGCCGTCGAACTCGACGCTGCCGGAGGTGACGCGGGCAAGCTGCAGGATGGACCGGCCCGTGGTGGTCTTGCCGCAGCCGGATTCGCCCACCAGCGATAGCGTTTCACCGGCGTGCAGGTCGAAGCTGACCTTCTCCACCGCGTGCACGCGCCGCTTCACGCGCGCGAGGATGCCGCCGCGCACGTCGAAGCGCGTGACCAGGTCGCGCACGCGCAGGATGGGATGCTTGGTCGGCGTGTCCTGGACCGCCGCGGATGCCGGCGCTGGCGATGTTGCCGGTGTCGCCGGTGTCGCCGGTGTTGCGGGTGTTGCGGGTGTTGCTGGTGTTGCCGGTTCCCGTGCCAGGGCTGACGCCTGCCCTGCCTGCGCGGTCGCCGGCGGCGCGGACGCGGCGGCGCCCCGCGGCTCCGCTTCCAGCAGGTCGAAACGCGCCGGCGCCGTCGTGCCGCGCATGGCGCCCAGCTTGGGGGCGGCAGCCATCAGCGCGCGCGTGTACGGTTCGCGCGGCTGCGCGAACAGCGTCTCCGCGTCCTCGCTTTCGATGGCGCGGCCGCGACGCATCACCATCACGCGGTCGGCCACTTCGGCCACCACGCCCATGTCGTGGGTGATGAAGATCACCCCCATATCCATATCCCGCTGCAGCTCGCGCACCAGTTGCAGGATCTGCGCCTGGATGGTCACGTCCAATGCGGTGGTGGGCTCGTCCGCGATCAGCAGCGCCGGCTTGCAGGACAGCGCCATGGCGATCATGACGCGCTGGCGCATGCCGCCCGACAACTCGTGCGGATAGCGGCGCATGACGGCCGCGCCATCCGAGATGCGCACGCGGTCCAGGATGCGGCGCGTCTCGGCCTCGGCGGCGCGCGCGTCGCCGGGCTGGTGCAGCCGGATGGCCTCGACGATCTGCGCGCCTATCGTCATGACCGGGTTCAGCGACGTCATGGGCTCCTGGAACACCATGCCCAGGTCCGCGCCGCGCATGGCGCGCATCTGCTCGCTCCCGGCGGCCGCCAGGTCGACGATCGTGCCGTCGCGGCGGCGAAACGTCATGCGGCCGCGCGCGATGCGCCCACCGCCGAACTCCACCAGGCGCATGATCGCCAGCGAGGTCACCGACTTGCCCGACCCCGACTCGCCGACGATGGCCAGCGTCTCGCCGCGATCGACATGCAGGGTAATGTCCTCGACGGCCGAAACCGCTTGCGAGGCCGGCCCGAAAGCCACCGTCAGCCCGGCGACGTCCAGTACGCGCCGCTCGTGCTGGCGCATATCGTCCGCCGGCCCGGCGTCCTTGCGTGCAAGCGTGGGGTCGATGTCGATCGCCATGGTCAGATCCTCTTCGCCATGCGCGGATCGATGGCGTCGCGCAGCCCATCGCCCAGCATATTGATGGCCAGGATGGTCACCGACAGGAAGATCGCCGGAAACGCGATCAGGTAGGGTTTGATCTGCCACAGCGCGCGGCCCTCGGCCATGATGTTGCCCCACGACGGCGTGGCCGGCGGTACGCCGGCGCCGATGAAGGACAGGCCGGCCTCGGCCAGGATGGCGACGCCGCAGATATAGGTGGCCTGCACGGTCAGCGGCGCGATGGTGTTCGGCAGGATGTGGCGCAGCACCACGCGCAGCCGGCCGGCGCCCGCCGCCACCGCCGATTCGACGAAAGGCTGCTCGCGCAGCGACAGCACCACGCCGCGCACCAGCCGCACGACGCGCGGGATCTCCGCCAGCGTGATGGCGAAGATCACGTTGTGCAGCGAAGCCCGGCTCAGCGAGATCAGCGCGATGGCCAGCAGGATGGTGGGAATGGACATGAAGCCGTCCATGATGCGCATCGCGACCGCGTCGATCCAGCGCACGAAGCCGGCCGCCAGGCCGATCGCGACGCCCGCCAGGGTCGACAGGATGGCCACGGTGAAGCCGACGATCAGCGACACCCTGGCGCCGTAGATCACGCGCGAATACACGTCGCGGCCCAGCAGGTCCGTCCCGAACCAGTAGCGTTCGCTGGGCGGCCGCGTCCGGTTGACGGGCGACAGCGCCGTCGGGTCGACCGTATGCAGCCACGGCGCGAAGACCGCGATCATGATCAGCAGCAGCAGGAGCAGCCCGCCCAGCGCGATGGTCGGATGCTCGCGCATCGTCCGGATGAAGGCGCGCATCAGTATTTGATCCTTGGGTCGAAGACGCGATAGAGCAGGTCCACCGCCAGGTTGATCAGCACGTACATGAAGCTGAACAACAGGATGACGCCCTGGATCACCGGATAGTCGCGGCGCAGGATGGCGTCCACCGTCAGCCGTCCCAGTCCGGGAATGGAGAACACGGTTTCGGTGATGACGGTCCCGCTGATCAACAGCGCGACGCCGCTGCCGATCACGGTCAGGATGGGCACGGCGGCATTCTTCAAGGCGTGGCGGAACAGCAGCGTGCGGTCATGCACGCCCTTGGCGCGGGCGGTGCGCACGTAGTCCTGCGACAAGGTCTCCAGCAAGGTCGCCCGCGTGATGCGGGTGATCAAGGCGATGTACACGCTGCCCAGGGCCAGCGCCGGCAGCACCAGCGTATGCAGCGACGTCCACAGGCCGCGCGACAGCGGCGCGTAGCCCTGAACCGGAAACCAGCGCAGCTGCAGGCCCAGCGTCCACGCCAGCAGGTAGCCCACCACGAAGGAAGGCACGGAAAAACCCAGCACCGCGCCCACCATGATCCCGCGATCCTGCCAGGCGTTGTGCCGCCACGCCGCCAGCGCGCCCAGCGGCACGGCCACCAGCACGGACAGGATCAGGGTCATCACCATCAGGCTGAACGTCGGCGCGAGCCGCTGGCCGATCATGTAGGTGACGGGCTGGCTGGTGAACAGCGACGTGCCCAGGTCGCCGTGCAGGACCGCCCATATCCAATGGCCGAACCGCAGCAGGAAGGGCTGGTCCAATCCCAGCGTGGCGCGAATGCGGGCGATATCCTGCGCGGTGGCGTCCTCGCCCGCCAGCAGCGCGGCGGGATCGCCCGGCGCCAGGTCCAGCAGCGCGAAGACGAACAGCGCGACGAACAGCATGACGGGCAAGGTGGCAAGCAGCCGGCGCAGGATGTAGGAAACCATCTGACCTCGTCGTGGAAAACCCGGATAGGCGCCGTGCCGCTGTCGCCCGGCGCGCGTTTCCACGCGTGCCGATGCGGGCATTTGCGCGGTGCAAAAAATTCTAGGGTCGGGTTAGGCGGTCAACAATTTCAAAATTCGCCGGCGGCCGTTGCCGAAATTAGAACTGCCCGCAAAGCCAGTGCTGGCGCGGCTTTGCGGGCAGTACGTAGTCGCCCTGATGGGGATATCCCCAGGGCGCGGGATCAGACAGCGACGTCCACCGAACCCGCCGCGCGCCGTGCACCGGCATCTCCCCGGGCCAGCGCGGCGTCCGGCGGCGCGGTCACGATGCCGGTGCGGAAATCCACCGGCGGTTGCGCGCGCAGCCGCGCCAGGTCCGGCAGCGGCCGGGCCAGGTCGGGCTGGCGTGCCCAGGCCCATTCCAGCGACTTGCAGATCTCCAGCAGCGCCAAATCCTGCCGGAAGCCGCCGATCACCTGCATGCCGAAAGGCATCCCGGCGTGATCGCGGCCGCACGGCATGGACAGCGCCGGATTGGTCATCAGGGTGACGACATAGGTCAGCGCCAGCCAGCGGTAATAGTTTTCCTGCGGCTTGCCGTTGATGCGGTCCAGCGCCAACTGCGTCCAGGGAAAAGGCGACACCGGCGTGGTCGGCGCCAGGATGATGTCGTAATCGCGGTACAGGGTCTGGAACGCCTTGAACATGCGCGTCTGGTCCAGATGCGCCGCGGTATGGTCGGCCAGCGTCATCGATGCGCCCATCTCGTAATTGGCGCGCGGATTGGGCCCGAGGTTGTTCGGATCGGCTTCATAGGCATCCCGGTAGCGGGCCACGTAATTGGCCGCGCGGATCACGTCGAAGCAGCGATGCGCCGCGCCCAGGTCGGCTTGCACTTCGTCGCAGCGCTTGAACAGATGCCGCATGGCCTCGATCCTGGCCCGGAAAACGCGGCGTATGTCGTCGTCCACGTCGCAGACGCCGAAGTCCACGGTATAGCCGACCCGCAGGCTGCCCAGGTCGCGAGGCCGCAGGCTGGCGAAGGCCGTCGCGTCCACGTCGTAGGACAAGGGATCGCAGTCGCCGCGGCCCGCGATCGCGGACAGGTGCAGGCCCACGTCGTCCATGCTGCGTCCCATGGGCCCGACCACGGAGATCGGCGTCCACCCCAGCGCGCGGCGCTCCACCGGCACCAGTCCCGGAGAAGGCCGGAAGCCGATCACTCCGCACTTGGCGGCGGGAATGCGCAGCGATCCCCCCGTGTCCGATCCCGTGCACAGCGGCAGCATGTCGGTCGCGAGCGCGACGGCCGAACCGCCGGACGAGCCGCCGCAATTCAGGCGCGGGTCGAAGGGATTGCCCGTGGCGCCCCACACCGGGTTGCGCGTATTCGCGCCCGCGCCCAGTTCCGGCACATTGGTCTTGCCCACCACGATGGCGCCCGCCCGCCGCATGCGCCCCACCATCAGGTTGTCGGCGGCCGGCACGTGCGCGCGGTACATCGGCGAACCGAACGTGGTCAGCAACCCTTCGGTTTCCTCCAGGTCCTTCACTCCCAGGGGCAGGCCATGCAACGCGCCCAGCGGCAGGCCGCGCAACACGTCCTGCTCGGCCTCGCGCGCTTCCTTCATGGCGCGGTCGTAGCAGGTCGCGGTAATGGCGTTCAGGTAAGGATTGAGCGCCTGGATGCGGTCCAGGCAGGCCCGCAGCAGTTCGACCGGCGAAATGGTCCTGTCGCCGATGGCGCGGCGCAGGTCGACGGTGGACCAGGAAACCAGGGAATCGGTGGCGGTCGGCATGGGGCGCATTCCAGAAAGGCGGGATGCGCCCGATTCTGGAAGTCGCGCGACGCACTGTCCATTACAGTTTTTCGCAGCGCGCGTTCTCCAAATTCGAACCGGCGGCCGCGGCCGCTAGGATGCGAACAGGGACTGCAGGTCCACGCGCGCCGCGGCCTCGGGCTCTTCCAGCGCCAGGGTGGCCTCGATGTGCTGCAGGTGATGCCGCATCAATGCCGCGGCGCGCACGCCGTCGCGCGCTTCGATGGCATCGATCACGTCTTCATGTTCCTGATGGGGGCACGCCGGCGTATTGGGCTTGTCGTACAGCGTGATGACCAGGCAGGTCTGCGCGCACAGCTCGCGCAGGGTGCGCATCAGGATGCGGTTGCCCGTCAGCTCCGCCATCAGCAGATGAAACTCGCCGGAAAGGCGGATGATGTCGGCGCGCTCGCCGGCCCGCCGCGCCGCGGCTTCGCGGCGCACGTGCGCCCGCAGGCGGCCGACCTGCGCCGCCTTGCAGTCCCGCGCCAGCAGCTCCGCCATGGGCGGCTCGATCATATGACGCATGGCGAATACTTCGCGCGCTTCCTCCACGCTGGGCTTGGCGATGAAAGCGCCGCGATTGGGGATCAGCGTGACCAGGTTTTCGTGCGCCAGGCGCGCCAGTACCTGCCGGATCCGGCCGCGCGTGCTGCCCGTGACTTCCGCCAGATGGTCTTCGACCAGGCGGGTGCCGGGCAGGAGCCGGTGTTCGAACACGGCCTGCTGGAGCTTGCGATAGATTTCTTCGTTGGCGAGCATGGCCGACATTCTAGATTGCGCGCAATCCAAATGGAAATGTGTCGCGATGCGATGCGGCAAATTGTCCACGCTCGGACGGCGCGCGCGACGCGCCTGAGGGCCGGCGCCTGGGTTGCCCATCCCGCTTCCCGCCGCCCCGTCGTTGGAAAACACGCACCGAACCATGCGCCTTTCAGGTGCAGGACGCCCCGTTCTGACGCATATGGGCGCCCGGGCCGTTACGTCGCCGGGCGACGCGAACCGGCCCGTACTCCTGGGCACAAAGCCATTCGAGATTGTGCACAATCCAATCGAAAAGTTGGCACAGGTATTGCTTGAGCAGGGATTGATCATCGCGTACCGCGGCGCACGCGCCCGACGGCGCGCGGCCTTTCCATCCGTATCGACCACGCACTACAGGAGCGTTTCCCATGTCCTTCATCAAAGCGGTGGCAGCCATCGCCCTGGCAACCCTGGCGGGGTCGTACAGCGCCGCGCAGGCCGCCGACCCGGAAATCAAGCTGGGCTTCGCCAAATGCGCGCACTGCGTGCCCATGAGCCTGACGCCGCAGCTGGCCAAGGGCGTGACCATCGATGCCACCGCCTTCACCTCCGGCAATGACGTGCTGACGGCGCTGGTGTCCAAGAGCGTGGACGTGGCGCAGGTCACCTACCTGCATTTCGTCACCGCGCTGGACAAGGGCTTCGACGTCGTCGCCGTCTCCGGCCAGGTCAACGGCGGTTCGGAAATGCTGTCCGCGCCGGCCTTGAACCTGAAGGCCGACGATTGGGACGCGCTGAAGAAACTGGTCGCCGACCGCAAGAAGGCCGGCCAGCCGCTGCGCGTGGCGGCCTCGCGCGGCAACGCGCAGGACCTGCACATGCGCGGCGTGCTGGCGACGCACGGCATCAACCCGGACAAGGACGTGCAGTTCATCAACATCCCCAACCCCGCCGACCATGCCGCCGCCCTGCAGCGCAACGAGATCGACCTGGTGTCCACGGTGGAGCCCTTTGCTTCGCAGATCCGCATGACGGGCGCCGGCAAGCATTTCGATTTCCCCTATGACCAGGCCGCCGGCAAGCTGACCAACCTGATCGTGACGCGCTCCGACGTCATCAAGGACAAGCCGCAGGCCGTGCAGGCGACCGTGACCGCGGTGGTGGCGCTGGTCGACAAG
This genomic interval from Bordetella genomosp. 8 contains the following:
- a CDS encoding amidase → MRPMPTATDSLVSWSTVDLRRAIGDRTISPVELLRACLDRIQALNPYLNAITATCYDRAMKEAREAEQDVLRGLPLGALHGLPLGVKDLEETEGLLTTFGSPMYRAHVPAADNLMVGRMRRAGAIVVGKTNVPELGAGANTRNPVWGATGNPFDPRLNCGGSSGGSAVALATDMLPLCTGSDTGGSLRIPAAKCGVIGFRPSPGLVPVERRALGWTPISVVGPMGRSMDDVGLHLSAIAGRGDCDPLSYDVDATAFASLRPRDLGSLRVGYTVDFGVCDVDDDIRRVFRARIEAMRHLFKRCDEVQADLGAAHRCFDVIRAANYVARYRDAYEADPNNLGPNPRANYEMGASMTLADHTAAHLDQTRMFKAFQTLYRDYDIILAPTTPVSPFPWTQLALDRINGKPQENYYRWLALTYVVTLMTNPALSMPCGRDHAGMPFGMQVIGGFRQDLALLEICKSLEWAWARQPDLARPLPDLARLRAQPPVDFRTGIVTAPPDAALARGDAGARRAAGSVDVAV
- a CDS encoding GntR family transcriptional regulator, whose protein sequence is MLANEEIYRKLQQAVFEHRLLPGTRLVEDHLAEVTGSTRGRIRQVLARLAHENLVTLIPNRGAFIAKPSVEEAREVFAMRHMIEPPMAELLARDCKAAQVGRLRAHVRREAAARRAGERADIIRLSGEFHLLMAELTGNRILMRTLRELCAQTCLVITLYDKPNTPACPHQEHEDVIDAIEARDGVRAAALMRHHLQHIEATLALEEPEAAARVDLQSLFAS
- a CDS encoding dipeptide ABC transporter ATP-binding protein, yielding MRQHERRVLDVAGLTVAFGPASQAVSAVEDITLHVDRGETLAIVGESGSGKSVTSLAIMRLVEFGGGRIARGRMTFRRRDGTIVDLAAAGSEQMRAMRGADLGMVFQEPMTSLNPVMTIGAQIVEAIRLHQPGDARAAEAETRRILDRVRISDGAAVMRRYPHELSGGMRQRVMIAMALSCKPALLIADEPTTALDVTIQAQILQLVRELQRDMDMGVIFITHDMGVVAEVADRVMVMRRGRAIESEDAETLFAQPREPYTRALMAAAPKLGAMRGTTAPARFDLLEAEPRGAAASAPPATAQAGQASALAREPATPATPATPATPATPATPATSPAPASAAVQDTPTKHPILRVRDLVTRFDVRGGILARVKRRVHAVEKVSFDLHAGETLSLVGESGCGKTTTGRSILQLARVTSGSVEFDGQQVRPDDPLSLRALRRGMQFVFQDPFASLNPRMRVGESIKEPMLIHGVASGAEADRRVASLMERVGLDPAMATRWPHQFSGGQRQRICIARALSVNPRVLIADESVSALDVSIQAQIVNLLIDLQRELGVSYLFISHDMAVVERVSHRVAVMYLGQIVEIGPRQAVFEDPRHPYTRKLMHAVPVPDPRRRREVRLDNAELPSPVRPLDYEPDVPPLEQVGPGHYVARHKVGGLY
- a CDS encoding ABC transporter substrate-binding protein, whose protein sequence is MSFIKAVAAIALATLAGSYSAAQAADPEIKLGFAKCAHCVPMSLTPQLAKGVTIDATAFTSGNDVLTALVSKSVDVAQVTYLHFVTALDKGFDVVAVSGQVNGGSEMLSAPALNLKADDWDALKKLVADRKKAGQPLRVAASRGNAQDLHMRGVLATHGINPDKDVQFINIPNPADHAAALQRNEIDLVSTVEPFASQIRMTGAGKHFDFPYDQAAGKLTNLIVTRSDVIKDKPQAVQATVTAVVALVDKLKSDRQVWIDSITKYTALDPKVAASALENAYPDYAMYQKQTLAIAKMMKDLHYVSTDVSGQIPSHMDYSFLVKATGKSKSDLGD
- a CDS encoding ABC transporter permease codes for the protein MVSYILRRLLATLPVMLFVALFVFALLDLAPGDPAALLAGEDATAQDIARIRATLGLDQPFLLRFGHWIWAVLHGDLGTSLFTSQPVTYMIGQRLAPTFSLMVMTLILSVLVAVPLGALAAWRHNAWQDRGIMVGAVLGFSVPSFVVGYLLAWTLGLQLRWFPVQGYAPLSRGLWTSLHTLVLPALALGSVYIALITRITRATLLETLSQDYVRTARAKGVHDRTLLFRHALKNAAVPILTVIGSGVALLISGTVITETVFSIPGLGRLTVDAILRRDYPVIQGVILLFSFMYVLINLAVDLLYRVFDPRIKY
- a CDS encoding ABC transporter permease; protein product: MRAFIRTMREHPTIALGGLLLLLLIMIAVFAPWLHTVDPTALSPVNRTRPPSERYWFGTDLLGRDVYSRVIYGARVSLIVGFTVAILSTLAGVAIGLAAGFVRWIDAVAMRIMDGFMSIPTILLAIALISLSRASLHNVIFAITLAEIPRVVRLVRGVVLSLREQPFVESAVAAGAGRLRVVLRHILPNTIAPLTVQATYICGVAILAEAGLSFIGAGVPPATPSWGNIMAEGRALWQIKPYLIAFPAIFLSVTILAINMLGDGLRDAIDPRMAKRI